Proteins from a single region of Streptomyces glaucescens:
- a CDS encoding L,D-transpeptidase translates to MSHTPRTRTVIGCTVLVMALGPAVTSCGGDGNPLSAAPYDATDQISFSGPTGEGKKADPDKPLEVTADGDEGRITDVTAVDAAGRHLAGELSADGGRWHSTSPLAADARYTVRVSTEDEDGRPGRRVLVLDTGKPLAQKRLDVTFGPEAGTYGVGQPLTAELSHPVRDRAQRAVVERALKVHSSPAVEGGWHWVDDKKLHYRPKEYWPRHATVQVRSNLEGIKISDRLWGGPAKPLKISIGDKVVAVTDASSHWMTVYRNGEEINSMPVTTGKPGFETRNGVKVVLGKEYFVRMRSTSIGIADGSSESYDLPVYYATRVTWSGEYVHAAPWSVGSQGYANVSHGCTGMSTGNAAWFFENVREGDVVEVVNSYGGTMETFGNGFGDWNLPWKKWREGSALTAGTPETPKPEETARLRPAAA, encoded by the coding sequence ATGAGCCACACACCGCGTACCCGTACCGTCATCGGCTGCACTGTGCTGGTGATGGCCCTCGGCCCGGCCGTCACCTCCTGCGGCGGCGACGGGAACCCGCTGTCGGCCGCGCCGTACGACGCGACGGACCAGATCTCCTTCAGCGGTCCCACCGGCGAGGGGAAGAAGGCGGACCCGGACAAGCCCCTGGAGGTCACCGCCGACGGCGACGAGGGGCGCATCACGGACGTCACGGCCGTCGACGCGGCCGGCCGCCACCTGGCGGGCGAACTCTCCGCCGACGGGGGCCGCTGGCACTCCACCTCCCCGCTCGCCGCCGACGCCCGCTACACGGTCCGGGTGAGCACCGAGGACGAGGACGGCAGGCCCGGCCGCCGGGTGCTCGTCCTCGACACCGGCAAGCCGCTCGCCCAGAAGCGGCTGGACGTCACCTTCGGCCCCGAGGCGGGCACGTACGGCGTCGGCCAGCCCCTCACCGCCGAGCTGAGCCACCCGGTCCGGGACCGTGCCCAGCGGGCCGTCGTCGAGCGCGCCCTCAAGGTGCACTCCTCACCCGCCGTGGAGGGCGGCTGGCACTGGGTGGACGACAAGAAGCTCCACTACCGCCCCAAGGAGTACTGGCCCCGTCACGCCACCGTCCAGGTCCGCAGCAACCTGGAGGGCATCAAGATCAGCGACCGGCTGTGGGGCGGCCCGGCGAAGCCGCTGAAGATCTCCATCGGCGACAAGGTCGTCGCCGTCACGGACGCCTCGTCCCACTGGATGACCGTCTACAGGAACGGCGAGGAGATCAACTCCATGCCGGTCACCACCGGCAAGCCCGGCTTCGAGACCCGCAACGGCGTCAAGGTGGTGCTCGGCAAGGAGTACTTCGTACGGATGCGCAGCACCAGCATCGGCATCGCCGACGGCTCCTCGGAGTCGTACGACCTGCCGGTGTACTACGCCACCCGGGTGACCTGGAGCGGCGAGTACGTGCACGCCGCCCCCTGGTCCGTCGGCTCCCAGGGCTACGCCAACGTCAGCCACGGCTGCACCGGCATGAGCACCGGCAACGCCGCCTGGTTCTTCGAGAACGTCCGTGAGGGCGACGTCGTCGAGGTGGTCAACTCCTACGGCGGCACCATGGAGACGTTCGGCAACGGCTTCGGCGACTGGAACCTGCCCTGGAAGAAGTGGCGCGAGGGCAGCGCGCTGACCGCCGGCACACCGGAGACCCCCAAGCCGGAGGAGACGGCACGCCTGCGGCCCGCCGCGGCGTGA